In Rhea pennata isolate bPtePen1 chromosome 8, bPtePen1.pri, whole genome shotgun sequence, one genomic interval encodes:
- the LOC134143552 gene encoding dimethylaniline monooxygenase [N-oxide-forming] 2-like codes for MVQRVAVIGAGASGLASIKCCLDEGLKPTCFERNNDIGGLWCFADTADCGRTSVYRSVISNTSKEMSCFSDFPCPEDFPNFLPHHQLLEYFRMYARHFDLLQHIHFKTTVRSVRKRPDFSTSGQWDVITETEAGQESHIFDAVMVCTGHYQEPLLPLASFPGIETRFKGQYLHSREYRDTEGFQGKRVLVVGVGNSGGDISVELSRVAAKVFLSSRSSTWVLSRISDHGFPFDVVITTRFTHFLDWLLPSAIMKRIRFWKFNSWFNHTNYGLASVKSSKFNIIINEELPFCILSGTVVLKPNVKEFTESLAVFEDGTTENIDVVVFATGYVFSFPFLEDSVRSLFKHSCSLYKYIFPPQLEKPTLAIIGLVQLTGSMMVAAEMQARWVTGIFAGCNKLPPVSRMMADISKKEKQLIKRNPPEKVNMWMSFISYTDEIASCAGVKPSMLRLLLTDPRLALEVFFGPCSPYQYRLMGRGRWSGARNAILTQWQRVLRPLQTRVLDDSSNSSCSLRWLCLLALPAVLVAGFLLSKHPRPWWVPQAGSHL; via the exons TCCATCAAATGCTGCCTGGACGAAGGGCTGAAGCCCACCTGCTTCGAGAGGAACAACGACATCGGGGGGCTCTGGTGCTTTGCT GACACAGCAGACTGTGGGAGGACCAGTGTGTACCGGTCAGTCATCTCCAACACCTCCAAGGAGATGTCCTGCTTCAGCGACTTCCCCTGTCCAGAAGACTTTCCCAATTTCTTACCCCACCACCAACTCCTGGAGTACTTCCGGATGTACGCTCGGCACTTTGACCTCCTGCAGCACATACACTTCAAG ACAACAGTTCGCAGTGTGAGGAAGCGCCCTGATTTCTCCACCTCGGGCCAGTGGGATGTCATCACTGAGACTGAAGCAGGGCAGGAGTCGCACATCTTTGATGCTGTTATGGTTTGCACTGGCCATTACCAGGAGCCCCTTTTGCCCTTGGCTTCTTTTCCAG GTATCGAAACGCGCTTTAAAGGCCAGTACCTCCACAGCAGGGAGTACAGAGATACGGAGGGTTTCCAGGGGAAGCGAGTCCTCGTGGTCGGCGTCGGGAACTCTGGTGGTGACATCTCCGTGGAGCTGAGCCGCGTGGCTGCGAAG GTGTTTCTCAGTTCCAGGAGCAGCACGTGGGTGTTAAGTCGTATTTCAGATCATGGTTTCCCTTTTGACGTGGTCATCACCACACGCTTCACACATTTTCTCGATTGGCTTCTCCCATCAGCCATTATGAAAAGGATCAGGTTTTGGAAGTTCAATTCATGGTTTAACCATACAAACTACGGCTTGGCTTCTGttaaaag TTCCAAGTTTAACATAATTATAAATGAAGAGCTGCCGTTTTGCATCCTTTCTGGGACTGTTGTGTTGAAACCAAACGTGAAGGAGTTCACTGAAAGCTTGGCTGTTTTTGAAgacgggacaactgaaaacattGACGTGGTGGTCTTCGCCACGGGATACGTGTTCTCATTTCCCTTCCTGGAAGACTCAGTTCGCAGCCTCTTCAAACATAGCTGTTCCCTCTATAAATACATCTTCCCTCCACAACTGGAAAAGCCAACACTGGCCATCATCGGCTTAGTACAACTTACGGGCTCCATGATGGTGGCAGCAGAAATGCAGGCTCGCTGGGTGACAGGAATCTTCGCAG gctGCAACAAGCTGCCTCCTGTCAGCAGGATGATGGCAGATATTTCAaagaaggagaagcagctgaTTAAAAG GAATCCTCCCGAGAAGGTGAACATGTGGATGAGCTTTATTAGCTACACTGATGAAATAGCCTCATGTGCCGGCGTAAAGCCCAGCATGCTGAGGCTGCTCCTGACGGACCCCCGGCTGGCCCTGGAGGTGTTTTTTGGCCCCTGCTCACCCTACCAGTACCGCCTGATGGGACGGGGCCGCTGGAGCGGGGCCAGAAACGCCATCCTGACTCAGTGGCAGCGGGTTTTGAGGCCCTTGCAAACCCGCGTCCTAGATGACTCCTCCAACAGCTCCTGCAGCTTACGCTGGCTGTGTCTCCTTGCCCTGCCTGCGGTTCTTGTGGCAGGTTTCCTCCTTTCCAAACATCCCCGACCGTGGTGGGTCCCCCAGGCAGGTTCCCATCTGTAG